GCGGAGGACGTGCTCTTCAGCCTGCTCGAGGCCGCGCCGGACGAGCTTTTGCTCGAGCAGGGCAGGAGCTTTTACCGGACGCTCCTGAGCCTGGACGACGACAGCCTCGAGGCGGGTGGCCTGCCTCGTGACGAGGTCGAGGAAGGCTTAGGGGAACTCGAGCGCCGCGCCCAGGGCTAGGCTGCGCTTGCTAAACTGGAGCCATGAAGAGCAACCGTTGGGTTTCACGCCGCGCCCTGGCTATGCCCGCCAGCCCTTTCGAGACCATGGACCGCGCCAAGGCCGAGGCCAGAGCCAAGGGTCTTGAGGTTATCGACCTGTCGATAGGCTCCTCCGATCTCGGCCCGCCGCCCGCCGCCTTGGAGGCGCTCCGTGAGGCGACCCATGAGCCCGAGACCTACGGCTACTGCCTCTTCTCGCGGACGCTCGAGCTGCGCGAGGCGGTGGCCGCGTGGTTCTTGCGGCGCTACGAACAGGCGCTCGAGCCAAACCGCCACGTCCTGCCGCTCATCGGCTCGCAGGAGGGCTTCGCCAACCTGCTCCTGGCTGTGACCGACCCCGGCGACACAATCCTCGCGCCGGACCCCGGCTACCCCTCCTATTACGGGGCCATTGCCATAGCCGGGCTCGAGCTCGTGACCATGCCCCTGCTCGAGGCGAACGGTTATCTGCCGGACTTGAGCGCCGTCGCTTCGGACGACGCCAGGCGCGCCCGCGTCCTGGTCCTCAGCTATCCCAACAACCCGACGGCGGCCGTGGCCTCCGAAGCGCTATTCGATGAGGCCATCGCCTTTTGCCACGCCAACGATGTCTTGCTGGTGCACGACTTTCCCTACGTGGACATGGTCTACGGCGACTACCGGGCGCCCTCGGTGCTGGCCCAAAAGGGCGGTTTGGAAACAGCCATCGAACTCTACTCCTGCTCGAAGAGCTTTCACATGGGCGGCTTTCGCATCGGCTGGGCGGCGGGCAACGAGGACGCTGTCGCGGCGCTAAGGCAGGTCAAGGGTGCTATCGACTTCAACCAATACCTGGGCATCCAGCGCGCGGCGGTCGCGGCC
This window of the Deinococcota bacterium genome carries:
- a CDS encoding DUF6483 family protein, with product AEDVLFSLLEAAPDELLLEQGRSFYRTLLSLDDDSLEAGGLPRDEVEEGLGELERRAQG
- a CDS encoding aminotransferase class I/II-fold pyridoxal phosphate-dependent enzyme, coding for MKSNRWVSRRALAMPASPFETMDRAKAEARAKGLEVIDLSIGSSDLGPPPAALEALREATHEPETYGYCLFSRTLELREAVAAWFLRRYEQALEPNRHVLPLIGSQEGFANLLLAVTDPGDTILAPDPGYPSYYGAIAIAGLELVTMPLLEANGYLPDLSAVASDDARRARVLVLSYPNNPTAAVASEALFDEAIAFCHANDVLLVHDFPYVDMVYGDYRAPSVLAQKGGLETAIELYSCSKSFHMGGFRIGWAAGNEDAVAALRQVKGAIDFNQYLGIQRAAVAALRAPGSELRKAAQVFEARRDALVSLLNRSAWPTPLPQASMYVWTRLPRGFTDSYGFATLLARQTGVCLGPGRSFGEEGEGYVRFALVREPEALERAVSRIRDWLD